The nucleotide window AACAAATTGACTGAAGGGAGACATGATAACAAAATCGTGAAGAGTATGGAGAGCCCATTCATTTCCCCAGAGTTTGTTCAAGACAAatagggggagggagagacttccttcctcttctttcacccCACTTAACACTTATTGGACACTGATTCAGCAATGTCCAAAGTGCCACACCTCAATGCATGCTGGGATATGCAGTCCTTGGGAGTCTGTTGCACCTTGAGGATGTTTCTGCATTGAAACACCGGGTGAATTGGAGGCCACTGAGCAAAGAGTCAGAAAAAGCAGGTGTCTGCACAAACTGGCTGGCAtctggtctgtgtgtgtgtgagagagaggggagaTATGCACCAGCCTCACTGATTCTGTGTTCCGATCTTTCACAGACTTGCGGAGGATGACGATTGAACCGCTTAAAAGAGGTAAGCACTGCTTCTTGGGGGATACACTTGAGAGCTAGTGCAATCCAGTCGCTAGGCTAAAGAGTGTAAGTTGGAAAGTGTAATTCAGATCTTTCTTCAGCCCACGAACTCTAGTTGGCAGCCTTAGGCAAGCTAGGGCCCCCACTGCACTATGGAGATGATAATACTGGCTGATCTTACCGGGTTGTTGTAAAGACTAATGAATCTGTTTATACAGTACTTTTTTATCTCGCTCTTCCTCCAGGTGgctcagagtggcatacatgGCTCATCCTTTGCCATTTTATCATAATAACAATGCTGTCAGGCTGGAAAAGGTGCTCTGAGCAATCAAAATGGTGGTTTAAATGCTAGATGATATTAATTTGGAAGTAGCCTTGTTCAGTCTACTTCTCTACAGTTAGAGCCCAAGAGCAGGTGAGGGGAAAATCTGCACGTTTCAGTTCACACCAAATCCAGGTGCAATGTGATGTGATCcttattaaaattattaatgtTGCAATCAGTGATAGTTAATACAACTGCATTTATGTGGTGCTTTATAGAGCAACAGTAGcagccccctctctcccctggccCCCAAAAGCCAAACTAGGAATGGTGCTGCCTTTTTGCCCAGCAAGTCCATTGCTGTTTGAACCTTTCCTCACTTGCCCCCAAAGTCTCTTGCTTGTTCCTCCTAACACATTCCTGGTTTCTTGGGCTCTTGCATTCTCCCCCTTGTGTTCGTTACCCTACTCGTTCCCCATGTTGTTGCAACTGAGATTGTAAGCTTTTTAGGGGTACAAATCAGTCTTTACATCTGAAACTCTATTCATTTATGCATTTATATTACTGTTGTATAAATGCAGAAAGAGATGACCACAATGGAGCTGTGCACCTTCATGCTGTGATTTTtgttccttcctctttcttctaGGTGAAGGCCTTCATCACTGAGGATCTCCCTCTCTAGTATCCTTCTCATACTCCATTTGGGCaagaggtggaggactgcatctCTCACCGAAGAACTAGTTTCAGCTGGATGTAGTTCACTAAGTGTTAAATAACACTCCCCCAGTCCCTCACATATCAAAACAAGGCTGTGTGCTTGCACGCCAAGAAAATAGATCATTTTGTCCCAGAGTTTAACAGTGACCAAGTGTTGCAGAGAGTGACAAGGGAGGAGAGATACGGGCTGGCATCTCCCACCCTGAACAAAAAtagtaaataaagtaaaatcaaTGATACAAACAAACCGAAGAGAACTGCCCTGTACCTAAAACCCCACATTTTGTACATGCATTTATATACATGTACCCTGTGGGGACCCAAACCAACTTGCAgtattgtgaggaaaaaactgaggaggggagaacaactctgaggtaggttagacagagaaagtgaatggcccaaggtcacccagtgagcttccacagggGAGTGGGTAATCagacccgggtctcccagatcctaatcctacACTTACCCCTACATCAGGCAAGCTCTCATCCAATAAATACGTTCTAACTCCGTAGTAGttgtgcacagggctttttttcagggggaacgtgggggaacggagttccggaacctcttgaaaatggtcacatggccggtggccccgccccctgatctccagacagaggggagtttagattggcctctgcgccacggcacggagggcagtctacactcccctctgtctggagatcagggggcggggccaccggccatgtaaccattttatctgagggcaacccactgagttccaccacctcttttcctagaaaaaaagccctggttgtgcacCTGATTTGGACAGTGGGGTGCCCTGGGTGGAAAGCCACAGATTTCCTTCAAGTAGAATGTGTTTGGCTTCTTGTCCTGCCAACTTTTCTGTTTCTGCTAACTTTCTTCTCGACTGTAGAAACGTTGCATCAAAAAAACTAGTTAATTAAAACCTGTGCAGATTGCCACAGAGGTACCCACTTGTGCTTTCAGCAGGCCAACATCCTGCCAGGCAGGCTCCTTAACAGCCTCTTCTAGCCATAACCTTGTGATGAAGCACCTCCCAGGAGCCGACCCTGAACTCGTGCTGCTGAACATCAAATATGAAGAGTTGAAGGTGAGAACAAACTGGAATGGAGGCCCGGAATCCTGCATCTTCAGCCTGCTGTGGTCAAGAACACAGGGGCTGGGGCTCTAGCTAAAAAGAGGGCTGACGGTGAAGTTTGGGAAACAAAGACTGATAGtaaatgggggagagggggtcCTTGGCGGCTCTTCAGAATTCAGGACAGAACTGAGTTATCTACAGGAGTTCTATTGCGCTGGCTGAAAACTTCGGTACCTCTCATCTTTCCTTTGAAGGGGGGAACCCAAGTTGTGAACGTATGTTGGAATTGCAGGGGCAACGCTTAGTAAAACCACAGGGTATGTcacttatttaaaagatttatatattgcttttcagattttaaaaatgacAGCACAGTTTGCTTTGAATTGAAGCTCAGATGGACGGGGgatacagggccggatctagggttgccggcacctggggcaaccctagtctggcctTGCGTGCACACACAGCATGCGCACGCTGCTGGcacggcgtgatgacatcattttggtgatgtcatcacacggggcgCCAGaggcgtgtggggctgggaagccgcccacgccattcgcttctccacaggtgaatggcacgggtggcctcacagccccccgcactacctttcgcctgccccgcgggacagggggcagctggcttgccgcacgccccctgtcctgcagggcaggcaaaaggcagtgcagggggctgcgaggctgcctgcgccatgcgcctgccccacaGAACAGGGGgaggccggctgccccctctcctgcggggcaggcgaatggtgtgggcggtcacactgccctttgcctgccctgcaggacagggggtgcgtagcaagccagccaccccctgtcccgcagggcaggcgaaaggcagtgcagggggctgcgaggctgtccatgctgccacctgcgtgctccggcagctggcagctgctcctggcgccccctccctggcggtgccgggggcagactaccgcCCCTGCCcaccctcgatccggccctgggggGATACAGTGTCCAAGTCCTTTTCCCTCTCTGATAAGCagactagtaaaaaaaaaatcagaattgtgCACATGAGAAAAATtgtaactttgttcactgctaaaGTGGGTACTCCTCTGGAGTCCCCATCTAGACTCCATCATTAGGTAACAGAAGGTGTTGGGGAGGCGGCATTTTAAAGGCTGATGTGCAAACCTCAGAAGGCAGATCCAGTGGTATTATGGGCTTGCACAAGAGGAAGAGATTACTCCTCTGATCTGGATTTATTTTGTAGAGAATTCCATTGAGTGACATGACCCGGGAAGAGATCAACCAGCTTGTGCAAGACTTGGGCTTCTACCGGAAGGAGGAACCTGACTCTCTAGTACCTGAGGAGTTTCAGCTTGCCCCTGCCCAGTCCCTGCCCACCTCGGAGGAAGCCAAGGAAGACCCCATGACAAAGAGAAAGGGTGGTGCCGAAGACCTCTAGATCCGCTGCTTACGAAAACTTCAGGGATGAATGTCGGCATTGGCAAGACTTAGAAGAGTGTTGGTGTTCCAGACTTGCACATATATAGATGAACCAGTGTTCATGCACCAGGAAGCTGTTGTGGCATCTGCAGGAGCTGTGTGCCTGCTGACTCCAGGGGAACGCAGAAAGGCTGAAGCAAGTGAGATTGACTGCAGAATTCAAGCATCTAGCCCTGTT belongs to Eublepharis macularius isolate TG4126 chromosome 13, MPM_Emac_v1.0, whole genome shotgun sequence and includes:
- the SELENOM gene encoding selenoprotein M, which produces MARLRCSVLLMPLLLLLLLSGPLSASEVDRSRPEGLARGKVETCGGURLNRLKEVKAFITEDLPLYHNLVMKHLPGADPELVLLNIKYEELKRIPLSDMTREEINQLVQDLGFYRKEEPDSLVPEEFQLAPAQSLPTSEEAKEDPMTKRKGGAEDL